A single Penaeus chinensis breed Huanghai No. 1 chromosome 7, ASM1920278v2, whole genome shotgun sequence DNA region contains:
- the LOC125027258 gene encoding uncharacterized protein LOC125027258, whose amino-acid sequence MNSALILLVAVGLSCLMAAQAASSFGVLAGLGALTSAISKRRYHGASHGRGHGHGYRAPKRKYRLRYRRSVAATAEEDDDLILSAVGQLDPNTCVPKMFCLVQAKDESDRTLKENMLVEVLTDKTMKPNSYNTAFVYARDVATKTKDSSACKEAFPKCSLGEEELSELLNVAWGCDCTAGGKE is encoded by the coding sequence ATGAATAGCGCCCTAATACTCCTGGTGGCTGTTGGTCTTTCGTGCCTGATGGCAGCCCAAGCAGCATCCTCATTCGGCGTTCTGGCTGGCCTAGGAGCCTTGACGAGCGCTATAAGCAAGCGCAGATATCACGGTGCTAGCCATGGACGCGGACATGGCCATGGGTACAGAGCCCCTAAAAGAAAGTACCGTCTCCGCTACCGCCGGTCCGTTGCAGCAACAGCTGAGGAAGATGACGACCTAATTCTATCGGCAGTAGGACAACTGGATCCCAATACCTGCGTCCCCAAGATGTTTTGCCTCGTGCAGGCGAAGGACGAATCCGATCGCACACTGAAAGAGAACATGCTTGTGGAAGTCTTAACCGATAAGACTATGAAGCCAAACTCCTACAACACTGCCTTCGTCTATGCTAGAGACGTGGCTACTAAGACCAAGGACTCCTCTGCGTGCAAGGAAGCTTTCCCCAAATGCTCACTTGGTGAAGAGGAACTGAGTGAGCTGTTGAATGTAGCGTGGGGTTGTGACTGCACCGCGGGAGGAAAAGAGTAA
- the LOC125027285 gene encoding uncharacterized protein LOC125027285 has translation MNSALILLVAVGLSCLMAAQAASSFGVLAGLGALTSAISKRRYHGASHGRGHGHGYRAPKRKYRLRYRRSVAAAAEEDDDLILSAVGQLDPNTCVPKMFCLVQAKDESDRTLKENMLVEVLTDKTMKPNSYNTAFVYARDVATKTKDSSACKEAFPKCSLGEEELSELLNVAWGCDCTAGGKE, from the coding sequence ATGAATAGCGCCCTAATACTCCTGGTGGCTGTTGGTCTTTCGTGCCTGATGGCAGCCCAAGCAGCATCCTCATTCGGCGTTCTGGCTGGCCTAGGAGCCTTGACGAGCGCTATAAGCAAGCGCAGATATCACGGTGCTAGCCATGGACGCGGTCATGGCCATGGGTACAGAGCCCCTAAAAGGAAGTACCGTCTCCGCTACCGCCGGTCCGTTGCAGCAGCAGCTGAGGAAGATGACGACCTAATTCTATCGGCAGTAGGACAACTGGATCCCAACACCTGCGTCCCCAAGATGTTTTGCCTCGTGCAGGCGAAGGACGAATCCGATCGCACACTGAAAGAGAACATGCTTGTGGAAGTCTTAACCGATAAGACTATGAAGCCAAACTCCTACAACACTGCCTTCGTCTATGCTAGAGACGTGGCTACTAAGACCAAGGACTCCTCTGCGTGCAAGGAAGCTTTCCCCAAATGCTCACTTGGTGAAGAGGAACTGAGTGAGCTGTTGAATGTAGCTTGGGGCTGTGACTGCACCGCGGGAGGAAAAGAGTAA